One genomic segment of Tachyglossus aculeatus isolate mTacAcu1 chromosome 17, mTacAcu1.pri, whole genome shotgun sequence includes these proteins:
- the LOC119939667 gene encoding killer cell lectin-like receptor subfamily B member 1B allele C: MSEDVVYADVKLARKNVSPSAPSPSQDLRPSSKYHRTLLKVAYAVIVILFVVVIALSALVFKRINSMECSKAEAGSPNGSTSCAGTRPDKNAPSTVVPTQRTCPDDWKLHQGKCYWFSNGIGNKSWKDSKAYCEEKSNLTVIWDTCDLGFIWSKISQSHKYWIRLPIQNPRDNWTWPEGSDLNWSLFQEKQVVKQLGKNSPSDKNNEEQENENREKDKAPKPRNKEKEEKKHGKNNPRYKRNKEQEDKSGKRSTLSYKKKQCPVLSRDGIYLDSCNSKNFWICQQ, encoded by the exons atGTCTGAAGACGTAGTCTACGCCGATGTCAAACTTGCCAGAAAAAATGTTTCCCCTTCAGCCCCATCGCCATCCCAGG ATTTGCGCCCATCCTCAAAGTATCACAGGACTCTTCTGAAAGTGGCTTACGCTGTGATAGTTATCCTCTTCGTGGTAGTGATAGCACTGAGTGCTCTAG TTTTTAAACGAATTAATTCAATGGAATGTTCGAAAGCTGAAGCAGGAAGTCCAAACGGAAGCACTAGTTGTGCTGGAACACGTCCAGATAAAAACGCTCCCTCAACAG tGGTACCCACTCAACGAACGTGCCCAGATGACTGGAAGTTGCACCAAGGGAAATGCTATTGGTTTTCCAATGGAATTGGAAACAAATCCTGGAAGGACAGTAAAGCCTACTGTGAGGAGAAGTCAAATCTGACTGTGATTTGGGATACGTGTGACTTG GGCTTCATCTGGTCAAAGATATCCCAGTCACACAAATATTGGATCAGGCTGCCCATTCAAAACCCCAGAGACAACTGGACCTGGCCAGAAGGCTCTGACCTCAACTGGAGTCT GttccaggagaagcaggtggTTAAACAACTTGGAAAGAACAGCCCCTCAGATAAAAACAATGAGGAGCAGGAAAATGAAAACCGTGAAAAGGACAAAGCCCCAAAACCACGgaacaaggagaaggaggaaaaaaaacatggAAAAAACAACCCCAGATATAAAAGGAACAAGGAGCAGGAGGATAAAAGTGGAAAAAGGAGTACCCTCTCATATAAAAAGAAACAGTGCCCTGTGCTCTCACGGGATGGGATTTATCTTGACAGTTGTAACAGTAAAAATTTCTGGATCTGCCAGCAGTAG